A part of Neoarius graeffei isolate fNeoGra1 chromosome 8, fNeoGra1.pri, whole genome shotgun sequence genomic DNA contains:
- the gpc4 gene encoding glypican-4, with product MKAVVVAVCVSAVFFVSASPSPSEQKSKNCNEVRTAYSSKGFNSNDVPNKGVYEADLKVCPQGFSCCTLEMEEKLSQQSRSDMKAPISQLSTNLQSTFTQRHQHFDQFFKELLDNSEKSLHNMFVLTYGVMYVKNAELFKHFFRDLRLYYASRSSAVHLDNMLSEFWAELLERMFRLVNAQYEFSDAYMECVSRHTEELMPFGDVPRKLRLQLSRAFIAARTFTLGLALIPEVVGKVSTVSASPSCVRAAMKMLYCPYCTGQVALKPCKNYCLNVMRGCLANQADLDTEWNNFLDAMLSLGERLDGPFNFESVIDPIDVKISDAIMNMQENSMQISQKVFQGCGQPRNVRTRRSTKDSGFPGRFRPYSPDARPTTAAGTNMDRLVSDVKKKLKHAKKFWSTLPETVCVGERVTQGDECWNGTAKSRYESVVLGNGLANQVSNPHVEVDITKPDVVIRRQIAVLKEMTTRLKAAHSGNDITYDDDDVSGSGSGCDSPSCDNDKDMYFSTSTPVKPRVVKVVDRPSSGVRLAPYSPVLTLAGIALTLLTSHTR from the exons AAGCCGATCTGAAAGTGTGCCCTCAAGGCTTCTCATGCTGCACTCTGGAGATGGAGGAGAAGCTGAGTCAGCAGTCTCGCTCGGATATGAAGGCCCCGATCTCCCAGCTGAGCACCAACCTGCAGAGCACCTTCACGCAGAGACACCAGCATTTTGACC AGTTCTTCAAAGAGCTGCTCGACAACTCCGAGAAGTCACTGCACAACATGTTTGTACTCACCTACGGAGTGATGTATGTGAAGAATGCAGAGCTTTTCAAGCACTTTTTTCGTGACCTGCGGCTCTACTACGCATCACGCAGCTCTGCCGTGCACCTCGACAACATGCTGTCAGAGTTCTGGGCCGAGCTACTTGAGCGGATGTTCCGCCTGGTGAACGCCCAGTACGAGTTCAGCGATGCATACATGGAATGCGTGAGTCGGCATACAGAGGAGCTAATGCCGTTCGGTGATGTGCCGCGCAAGCTGAGACTGCAGCTGAGCAGAGCCTTCATTGCTGCCCGCACCTTCACCCTTGGCCTCGCTCTCATACCCGAAGTGGTCGGCAAAGTCTCCACG GTGAGTGCCTCTCCAAGCTGTGTGCGTGCTGCTATGAAGATGCTGTACTGCCCATACTGCACAGGTCAAGTGGCTCTGAAGCCGTGTAAAAACTACTGCCTCAACGTGATGCGTGGCTGCCTGGCCAACCAAGCCGACCTTGACACTGAGTGGAACAACTTCCTGG ATGCCATGCTGAGTCTGGGTGAGAGACTGGACGGGCCATTTAACTTCGAGTCAGTAATAGACCCCATTGATGTGAAGATCTCGGACGCAATCATGAACATGCAGGAGAACAGCATGCAAATCTCACAGAAG GTATTCCAGGGCTGTGGGCAGCCAAGGAACGTACGCACCCGGCGTTCTACGAAAGACTCTGGATTCCCTGGTCGCTTCCGGCCATACAGCCCAGATGCCAGACCCACCACTGCAGCTGGCACCAACATGGATAGACTG GTGTCTGATGTGAAGAAGAAGCTGAAACATGCCAAGAAGTTTTGGTCTACTTTACCGGAGACGGTCTGTGTTGGAGAAAGGGTCACTCAGGGCGACGAGTGCTGGAACGGCACAGCCAAGAGCAG GTACGAGTCTGTGGTCTTGGGCAATGGTTTAGCCAATCAGGTCTCCAATCCTCACGTGGAAGTGGACATCACCAAGCCGGACGTGGTGATTCGCAGACAGATTGCTGTGCTGAAGGAAATGACCACACGGCTGAAAGCCGCTCACAGTGGAAACGACATCACATACGACGACG ACGAtgtcagtggtagtggcagtggctGTGATTCACCCTCCTGCGACAACGACAAGGACATGTATTTCTCCACTTCAACGCCTGTCAAACCCCGCGTCGTTAAGGTAGTAGACAGGCCCTCCAGTGGTGTGCGGCTGGCACCGTACAGCCCGGTCCTGACCCTGGCAGGCATTGCTCTCACCCTCCTGACCTCCCACACCAGATAA